One Spinacia oleracea cultivar Varoflay chromosome 4, BTI_SOV_V1, whole genome shotgun sequence DNA segment encodes these proteins:
- the LOC110779400 gene encoding uncharacterized protein — translation MASVQQADHVMNQLSDKEKAAIEEAMKEAELSFLTRKDNNNNNNNNSKADERVLVTGVVKNLFPKQIKFYGYSIWQGSFVDLPPQNINANGIGAFAYKANVNKCNGDLIYCSLKESNTQQLGWLLAFNKVDKINKVYVEAGTLDRIEKIPFEVISEKVAASGNISRYWDSDTGASAAAEIRNFDDYMAFVGVTFDQYEGISQHS, via the exons ATGGCGTCCGTGCAACAAGCTGATCATGTTATGAACCAATTATCCGACAAGGAGAAAGCAGCTATCGAAGAGGCAATGAAGGAGGCAGAGTTGTCTTTCCTAACAAgaaaagacaacaacaacaacaacaacaacaattcaaAAGCAGATGAGAGGGTTTTAGTAACTGGTGTTGTGAAGAATCTCTTCCCTAAACAAATCAAATTTTATGGTTACAGTATTTGGCAAGGATCTTTCGTAGATTTACCTCCACAAAATATTAATGCAAATGGTATTGGTGCGTTTGCATATAAGGCCAATGTGAACAAGTGCAACGGTGACTTAATCTATTGTTCCCTTAAAGAGTCAAATACTCAACAACTTGGATGGCTCTTGGCTTTCAACAAGGTCGATAAAATTAACAAG GTGTACGTGGAAGCTGGGACTCTAGACAGGATCGAAAAAATACCGTTTGAGGTAATTTCAGAAAAAGTAGCTGCATCGGGTAATATAAGTCGTTATTGGGATAGCGACACTGGTGCTTCAGCAGCCGCTGAAATAAGGAACTTTGATGACTACATGGCTTTCGTTGGTGTCACCTTTGACCAGTACGAAGGAATTTCCCAAcattcttaa
- the LOC110783365 gene encoding uncharacterized protein yields MANARVDMKGFYKQKKKGNTGISKPSPKGGKKKSPPSASIGSNTAQSPALVCRNGSLDLQDDYDQNEEMLRQFDMNMVYGPCIGLSRIDRLNRARKLGLNPPEEIENLITSDKVRPESLWDGRV; encoded by the exons ATGGCGAATGCAAGAGTTGATATGAAGGGGTTCTACAAGCAGAAGAAGAAAGGTAATACTGGAATTTCAAAGCCTTCTCCTAAAGGTGGGAAGAAGAAGTCTCCTCCTTCCGCTTCAATTGGTTCCAACACCGCTCAATCTCCTGCTCTTGTCTGCCGCAATGGCTCTCTTGATCTCCAAG ATGATTATGATCAAAACGAGGAAATGTTGAGGCAATTTGACATGAACATGGTGTATGGACCGTGCATTGGTTTGTCTAGGATTGATCGTTTGAATCGTGCCAGGAAATTGGGATTGAATCCTCCTGAGGAGATTGAGAACCTTATAACATCAGACAAGGTTCGTCCTGAATCTCTGTGGGATGGTCGTGTTTAG
- the LOC110783366 gene encoding G-type lectin S-receptor-like serine/threonine-protein kinase SD2-5 isoform X1 — protein sequence MLKDTGVNWVLGMFKILVCIWCYFLSSNNIILVYSQSSYANVSNSSKNNNWLINEGTYFSDDNFIVRTALYSPDYVYHHYNKFGIEIGTDHYPPFGFGLFALQTAPYSFLLAIYIGSSDYGGSSSMVVVWCANRDHPVQEGATLELTSEEGLVLRDADGSFVWSTNTSGNSASSIHLKRDGNLVLLNGNGKTIWESYDYPTDTLLYGQHLVEGQRLTSSESTTVLSAGFFYVSWEHDGLRAFVDLNPPQEYIFLEYVVLNNLYDNSLSPEFHDGYTHDYNSYMRLDQNGHLSWYTWDQKESSLGSVVQDDEFGNCSYPTTCGKYGVCTNGGSCGCPLGNDGSLDYFKPSKNFDADTGCTLSTPLSCSGNHKLHDFLELQNVTYFLSTPSLIGTNVESCKSACLNNCSCKAVFFRYYNDTSFGNCTLPSEILTLMDVSRGNLGYKVTAFLKVQKRESTLKKKLVLSISVSLVLVTGACCYVLMIRRRRSSDNEFDGSLDVFVETVSRFSFESLKLATQDFKTKLGRGGFGSVFEGTLGDGTKVAVKWLDSLGQGRKEFLAEVNTIGSLHHFNLVRLIGFCDDGLNRLLVYEHMCNGSLEKWIFNRDIPQTLTWSVQRKIIDGVAAGLEYLHEHCKQNVIHFDIKPQNILLDKDFNVKISDFGLAKLVDRGQCEVMTMVRGTPGYMAPELITGRAISVKVDVYSFGVVVLEIVCGRKNFGSLEEGDCLTNLVKLKADEDQLYDLIDEHSEDMQQHKAEVVKMMKIAIWCLQPHFIRPTMSMVVKVLQDLPNMEALTDFTYLTMAHEPAPVVAMADYEYSVRPTESLLSGPR from the exons ATGTTGAAAGATACTGGAGTAAATTGGGTATTAGGTATGTTCAAGATTCTTGTATGTATTTGGTGCTACTTTCTTTCTAGCAACAATATCATCCTTGTTTACAGCCAATCTTCATATGCAAATGTCTCGAATTCTTCGAAAAACAACAACTGGCTCATAAATGAAGGGACCTATTTTTCTGATGATAATTTTATCGTAAGAACAGCCTTGTACTCTCCAGACTATGTTTATCATCATTATAACAAGTTTGGAATTGAGATAGGTACTGATCATTATCCTCCGTTTGGATTTGGGCTTTTCGCTCTTCAAACTGCACCTTATTCATTCTTACTTGCTATATATATTGGATCCTCGGATTATGGTGGTTCTTCTTCTATGGTGGTTGTCTGGTGTGCCAACCGAGATCATCCTGTTCAAGAGGGTGCTACTCTGGAACTTACATCCGAAGAAGGTTTGGTATTAAGAGATGCAGATGGAAGTTTTGTGTGGTCAACCAACACCTCTGGCAATTCGGCGAGCTCCATTCACTTGAAACGTGATGGGAACTTGGTCTTGTTAAATGGAAATGGGAAAACTATCTGGGAGTCATATGATTATCCAACTGATACATTACTTTATGGCCAGCATCTTGTAGAGGGACAGAGGTTGACATCTAGCGAATCAACTACCGTACTTTCTGCAGGGTTCTTCTATGTTTCTTGGGAACATGATGGTCTTAGAGCTTTTGTTGATCTGAACCCTCCACAGGAATATATATTTCTAGAGTATGTAGTCCTGAACAACCTGTACGATAATTCCTTATCACCCGAATTCCATGATGGTTACACTCATGATTATAATAGTTATATGCGTCTTGATCAAAATGGACACCTAAGTTGGTATACTTGGGATCAAAAGGAATCCTCCCTTGGTAGTGTTGTTCAGGATGATGAATTTGGGAATTGTTCATACCCAACTACTTGTGGAAAGTATGGGGTCTGCACAAATGGTGGAAGTTGTGGTTGTCCGCTGGGTAATGATGGTAGCTTGGATTACTTCAAGCCAAGTAAAAACTTTGATGCCGATACAGGATGTACCCTTTCAACTCCTCTATCTTGTTCCGGGAACCACAAACTCCACGATTTTCTAGAGCTTCAAAATGTTACCTACTTCCTCTCTACTCCCTCTCTCATAGGAACAAATGTTGAGAGTTGTAAAAGTGCATGTTTAAACAATTGTTCATGCAAAGCTGTCTTCTTTCGTTACTATAATGATACCTCATTTGGTAATTGTACACTACCTTCAGAGATACTCACTTTGATGGATGTTTCTCGAGGAAATTTGGGCTATAAGGTCACTGCATTTCTCAAAGTGCAAAAAAGAGAATCGACGTTGAagaaaaaattggtactttctATTTCGGTTAGCTTAGTTTTGGTCACTGGAGCATGCTGTTATGTGTTGATGATACGGAGACGAAGGAGTAGTGACAATGAATTTGATGGTTCTCTTGATGTTTTTGTTGAAACAGTAAGTCGGTTTTCTTTTGAATCACTGAAATTGGCAACCCAAGACTTCAAAACCAAGCTTGGTCGAGGTGGGTTTGGGTCTGTTTTTGAAGGTACATTAGGTGATGGAACAAAAGTTGCAGTGAAATGGTTGGACTCATTAGGCCAAGGGAGGAAAGAATTCCTTGCAGAGGTCAATACAATAGGTAGCCTTCACCACTTCAATTTAGTGAGATTGATTGGATTTTGTGATGACGGATTGAACAGGCTTCTTGTCTATGAACACATGTGTAATGGCTCCCTTGAGAAATGGATCTTCAACAGAGACATACCACAAACACTTACCTGGAGCGTACAACGAAAGATTATAGACGGTGTGGCTGCAGGACTTGAGTATCTACACGAGCACTGCAAGCAAAATGTGATCCACTTTGATATTAAACCTCAGAATATACTGTTGGACAAAGATTTCAATGTCAAGATATCTGATTTTGGTCTGGCAAAACTGGTAGACCGAGGTCAGTGTGAAGTTATGACCATGGTAAGAGGTACACCGGGATATATGGCTCCGGAGTTGATTACTGGTCGTGCCATCTCGGTTAAGGTTGATGTCTATAGCTTTGGGGTTGTTGTCCTAGAAATTGTGTGTGGTCGTAAGAATTTTGGCTCATTAGAAG aaGGTGATTGTCTCACTAACTTGGTGAAGTTGAAGGCTGATGAGGATCAACTCTATGACCTAATTGATGAGCATAGTGAAGATATGCAACAACACAAGGCAGAAGTGGTGAAGATGATGAAGATCGCGATATGGTGCTTGCAACCTCACTTCATTAGGCCTACTATGTCAATGGTGGTGAAAGTTTTACAAGATCTTCCGAACATGGAAGCTTTAACTGATTTTACCTACTTAACCATGGCTCATGAACCAGCTCCAGTGGTGGCAATGGCAGATTACGAATATTCAGTCCGTCCTACAGAGTCGCTTTTGTCTGGGCCTCGTTGA
- the LOC110783366 gene encoding G-type lectin S-receptor-like serine/threonine-protein kinase SD2-5 isoform X2, with translation MLKDTGVNWVLGMFKILVCIWCYFLSSNNIILVYSQSSYANVSNSSKNNNWLINEGTYFSDDNFIVRTALYSPDYVYHHYNKFGIEIGTDHYPPFGFGLFALQTAPYSFLLAIYIGSSDYGGSSSMVVVWCANRDHPVQEGATLELTSEEGLVLRDADGSFVWSTNTSGNSASSIHLKRDGNLVLLNGNGKTIWESYDYPTDTLLYGQHLVEGQRLTSSESTTVLSAGFFYVSWEHDGLRAFVDLNPPQEYIFLEYVVLNNLYDNSLSPEFHDGYTHDYNSYMRLDQNGHLSWYTWDQKESSLGSVVQDDEFGNCSYPTTCGKYGVCTNGGSCGCPLGNDGSLDYFKPSKNFDADTGCTLSTPLSCSGNHKLHDFLELQNVTYFLSTPSLIGTNVESCKSACLNNCSCKAVFFRYYNDTSFGNCTLPSEILTLMDVSRGNLGYKVTAFLKVQKRESTLKKKLVLSISVSLVLVTGACCYVLMIRRRRSSDNEFDGSLDVFVETVSRFSFESLKLATQDFKTKLGRGGFGSVFEGTLGDGTKVAVKWLDSLGQGRKEFLAEVNTIGSLHHFNLVRLIGFCDDGLNRLLVYEHMCNGSLEKWIFNRDIPQTLTWSVQRKIIDGVAAGLEYLHEHCKQNVIHFDIKPQNILLDKDFNVKISDFGLAKLVDRGQCEVMTMVRGTPGYMAPELITGRAISVKVDVYSFGVVVLEIVCGRKNFGSLEGDCLTNLVKLKADEDQLYDLIDEHSEDMQQHKAEVVKMMKIAIWCLQPHFIRPTMSMVVKVLQDLPNMEALTDFTYLTMAHEPAPVVAMADYEYSVRPTESLLSGPR, from the exons ATGTTGAAAGATACTGGAGTAAATTGGGTATTAGGTATGTTCAAGATTCTTGTATGTATTTGGTGCTACTTTCTTTCTAGCAACAATATCATCCTTGTTTACAGCCAATCTTCATATGCAAATGTCTCGAATTCTTCGAAAAACAACAACTGGCTCATAAATGAAGGGACCTATTTTTCTGATGATAATTTTATCGTAAGAACAGCCTTGTACTCTCCAGACTATGTTTATCATCATTATAACAAGTTTGGAATTGAGATAGGTACTGATCATTATCCTCCGTTTGGATTTGGGCTTTTCGCTCTTCAAACTGCACCTTATTCATTCTTACTTGCTATATATATTGGATCCTCGGATTATGGTGGTTCTTCTTCTATGGTGGTTGTCTGGTGTGCCAACCGAGATCATCCTGTTCAAGAGGGTGCTACTCTGGAACTTACATCCGAAGAAGGTTTGGTATTAAGAGATGCAGATGGAAGTTTTGTGTGGTCAACCAACACCTCTGGCAATTCGGCGAGCTCCATTCACTTGAAACGTGATGGGAACTTGGTCTTGTTAAATGGAAATGGGAAAACTATCTGGGAGTCATATGATTATCCAACTGATACATTACTTTATGGCCAGCATCTTGTAGAGGGACAGAGGTTGACATCTAGCGAATCAACTACCGTACTTTCTGCAGGGTTCTTCTATGTTTCTTGGGAACATGATGGTCTTAGAGCTTTTGTTGATCTGAACCCTCCACAGGAATATATATTTCTAGAGTATGTAGTCCTGAACAACCTGTACGATAATTCCTTATCACCCGAATTCCATGATGGTTACACTCATGATTATAATAGTTATATGCGTCTTGATCAAAATGGACACCTAAGTTGGTATACTTGGGATCAAAAGGAATCCTCCCTTGGTAGTGTTGTTCAGGATGATGAATTTGGGAATTGTTCATACCCAACTACTTGTGGAAAGTATGGGGTCTGCACAAATGGTGGAAGTTGTGGTTGTCCGCTGGGTAATGATGGTAGCTTGGATTACTTCAAGCCAAGTAAAAACTTTGATGCCGATACAGGATGTACCCTTTCAACTCCTCTATCTTGTTCCGGGAACCACAAACTCCACGATTTTCTAGAGCTTCAAAATGTTACCTACTTCCTCTCTACTCCCTCTCTCATAGGAACAAATGTTGAGAGTTGTAAAAGTGCATGTTTAAACAATTGTTCATGCAAAGCTGTCTTCTTTCGTTACTATAATGATACCTCATTTGGTAATTGTACACTACCTTCAGAGATACTCACTTTGATGGATGTTTCTCGAGGAAATTTGGGCTATAAGGTCACTGCATTTCTCAAAGTGCAAAAAAGAGAATCGACGTTGAagaaaaaattggtactttctATTTCGGTTAGCTTAGTTTTGGTCACTGGAGCATGCTGTTATGTGTTGATGATACGGAGACGAAGGAGTAGTGACAATGAATTTGATGGTTCTCTTGATGTTTTTGTTGAAACAGTAAGTCGGTTTTCTTTTGAATCACTGAAATTGGCAACCCAAGACTTCAAAACCAAGCTTGGTCGAGGTGGGTTTGGGTCTGTTTTTGAAGGTACATTAGGTGATGGAACAAAAGTTGCAGTGAAATGGTTGGACTCATTAGGCCAAGGGAGGAAAGAATTCCTTGCAGAGGTCAATACAATAGGTAGCCTTCACCACTTCAATTTAGTGAGATTGATTGGATTTTGTGATGACGGATTGAACAGGCTTCTTGTCTATGAACACATGTGTAATGGCTCCCTTGAGAAATGGATCTTCAACAGAGACATACCACAAACACTTACCTGGAGCGTACAACGAAAGATTATAGACGGTGTGGCTGCAGGACTTGAGTATCTACACGAGCACTGCAAGCAAAATGTGATCCACTTTGATATTAAACCTCAGAATATACTGTTGGACAAAGATTTCAATGTCAAGATATCTGATTTTGGTCTGGCAAAACTGGTAGACCGAGGTCAGTGTGAAGTTATGACCATGGTAAGAGGTACACCGGGATATATGGCTCCGGAGTTGATTACTGGTCGTGCCATCTCGGTTAAGGTTGATGTCTATAGCTTTGGGGTTGTTGTCCTAGAAATTGTGTGTGGTCGTAAGAATTTTGGCTCATTAGAAG GTGATTGTCTCACTAACTTGGTGAAGTTGAAGGCTGATGAGGATCAACTCTATGACCTAATTGATGAGCATAGTGAAGATATGCAACAACACAAGGCAGAAGTGGTGAAGATGATGAAGATCGCGATATGGTGCTTGCAACCTCACTTCATTAGGCCTACTATGTCAATGGTGGTGAAAGTTTTACAAGATCTTCCGAACATGGAAGCTTTAACTGATTTTACCTACTTAACCATGGCTCATGAACCAGCTCCAGTGGTGGCAATGGCAGATTACGAATATTCAGTCCGTCCTACAGAGTCGCTTTTGTCTGGGCCTCGTTGA
- the LOC110783366 gene encoding G-type lectin S-receptor-like serine/threonine-protein kinase SD2-5 isoform X3: protein MLKDTGVNWVLGMFKILVCIWCYFLSSNNIILVYSQSSYANVSNSSKNNNWLINEGTYFSDDNFIVRTALYSPDYVYHHYNKFGIEIGTDHYPPFGFGLFALQTAPYSFLLAIYIGSSDYGGSSSMVVVWCANRDHPVQEGATLELTSEEGLVLRDADGSFVWSTNTSGNSASSIHLKRDGNLVLLNGNGKTIWESYDYPTDTLLYGQHLVEGQRLTSSESTTVLSAGFFYVSWEHDGLRAFVDLNPPQEYIFLEYVVLNNLYDNSLSPEFHDGYTHDYNSYMRLDQNGHLSWYTWDQKESSLGSVVQDDEFGNCSYPTTCGKYGVCTNGGSCGCPLGNDGSLDYFKPSKNFDADTGCTLSTPLSCSGNHKLHDFLELQNVTYFLSTPSLIGTNVESCKSACLNNCSCKAVFFRYYNDTSFGNCTLPSEILTLMDVSRGNLGYKVTAFLKVQKRESTLKKKLVLSISVSLVLVTGACCYVLMIRRRRSSDNEFDGSLDVFVETVSRFSFESLKLATQDFKTKLGRGGFGSVFEGTLGDGTKVAVKWLDSLGQGRKEFLAEVNTIGSLHHFNLVRLIGFCDDGLNRLLVYEHMCNGSLEKWIFNRDIPQTLTWSVQRKIIDGVAAGLEYLHEHCKQNVIHFDIKPQNILLDKDFNVKISDFGLAKLVDRGQCEVMTMVRGTPGYMAPELITGRAISVKVDVYSFGVVVLEIVCGRKNFGSLEGDCLILFLKAHLYMLFSNKLIIFILIFSF from the coding sequence ATGTTGAAAGATACTGGAGTAAATTGGGTATTAGGTATGTTCAAGATTCTTGTATGTATTTGGTGCTACTTTCTTTCTAGCAACAATATCATCCTTGTTTACAGCCAATCTTCATATGCAAATGTCTCGAATTCTTCGAAAAACAACAACTGGCTCATAAATGAAGGGACCTATTTTTCTGATGATAATTTTATCGTAAGAACAGCCTTGTACTCTCCAGACTATGTTTATCATCATTATAACAAGTTTGGAATTGAGATAGGTACTGATCATTATCCTCCGTTTGGATTTGGGCTTTTCGCTCTTCAAACTGCACCTTATTCATTCTTACTTGCTATATATATTGGATCCTCGGATTATGGTGGTTCTTCTTCTATGGTGGTTGTCTGGTGTGCCAACCGAGATCATCCTGTTCAAGAGGGTGCTACTCTGGAACTTACATCCGAAGAAGGTTTGGTATTAAGAGATGCAGATGGAAGTTTTGTGTGGTCAACCAACACCTCTGGCAATTCGGCGAGCTCCATTCACTTGAAACGTGATGGGAACTTGGTCTTGTTAAATGGAAATGGGAAAACTATCTGGGAGTCATATGATTATCCAACTGATACATTACTTTATGGCCAGCATCTTGTAGAGGGACAGAGGTTGACATCTAGCGAATCAACTACCGTACTTTCTGCAGGGTTCTTCTATGTTTCTTGGGAACATGATGGTCTTAGAGCTTTTGTTGATCTGAACCCTCCACAGGAATATATATTTCTAGAGTATGTAGTCCTGAACAACCTGTACGATAATTCCTTATCACCCGAATTCCATGATGGTTACACTCATGATTATAATAGTTATATGCGTCTTGATCAAAATGGACACCTAAGTTGGTATACTTGGGATCAAAAGGAATCCTCCCTTGGTAGTGTTGTTCAGGATGATGAATTTGGGAATTGTTCATACCCAACTACTTGTGGAAAGTATGGGGTCTGCACAAATGGTGGAAGTTGTGGTTGTCCGCTGGGTAATGATGGTAGCTTGGATTACTTCAAGCCAAGTAAAAACTTTGATGCCGATACAGGATGTACCCTTTCAACTCCTCTATCTTGTTCCGGGAACCACAAACTCCACGATTTTCTAGAGCTTCAAAATGTTACCTACTTCCTCTCTACTCCCTCTCTCATAGGAACAAATGTTGAGAGTTGTAAAAGTGCATGTTTAAACAATTGTTCATGCAAAGCTGTCTTCTTTCGTTACTATAATGATACCTCATTTGGTAATTGTACACTACCTTCAGAGATACTCACTTTGATGGATGTTTCTCGAGGAAATTTGGGCTATAAGGTCACTGCATTTCTCAAAGTGCAAAAAAGAGAATCGACGTTGAagaaaaaattggtactttctATTTCGGTTAGCTTAGTTTTGGTCACTGGAGCATGCTGTTATGTGTTGATGATACGGAGACGAAGGAGTAGTGACAATGAATTTGATGGTTCTCTTGATGTTTTTGTTGAAACAGTAAGTCGGTTTTCTTTTGAATCACTGAAATTGGCAACCCAAGACTTCAAAACCAAGCTTGGTCGAGGTGGGTTTGGGTCTGTTTTTGAAGGTACATTAGGTGATGGAACAAAAGTTGCAGTGAAATGGTTGGACTCATTAGGCCAAGGGAGGAAAGAATTCCTTGCAGAGGTCAATACAATAGGTAGCCTTCACCACTTCAATTTAGTGAGATTGATTGGATTTTGTGATGACGGATTGAACAGGCTTCTTGTCTATGAACACATGTGTAATGGCTCCCTTGAGAAATGGATCTTCAACAGAGACATACCACAAACACTTACCTGGAGCGTACAACGAAAGATTATAGACGGTGTGGCTGCAGGACTTGAGTATCTACACGAGCACTGCAAGCAAAATGTGATCCACTTTGATATTAAACCTCAGAATATACTGTTGGACAAAGATTTCAATGTCAAGATATCTGATTTTGGTCTGGCAAAACTGGTAGACCGAGGTCAGTGTGAAGTTATGACCATGGTAAGAGGTACACCGGGATATATGGCTCCGGAGTTGATTACTGGTCGTGCCATCTCGGTTAAGGTTGATGTCTATAGCTTTGGGGTTGTTGTCCTAGAAATTGTGTGTGGTCGTAAGAATTTTGGCTCATTAGAAGGTGAttgtcttattttatttttaaaagccCACCTTTATATGCTATTTTcaaataaacttattatatttattttaattttctcgTTTTAA